Proteins encoded together in one Mus musculus strain C57BL/6J chromosome 16, GRCm38.p6 C57BL/6J window:
- the Olig1 gene encoding oligodendrocyte transcription factor 1, which translates to MYYAISQARVNAAPATMLRPQRPGDVQLGASLYELVGYRQPPISSSSSSSSSTASLLPKPAREKAEAPLAEPRGPAPESGGARADAKEEQQQQQLRRKINSRERKRMQDLNLAMDALREVILPYSAAHCQGAPGRKLSKIATLLLARNYILLLGSSLQELRRALGDGAGPAAPRLLLAGLPLLAAAPGSVLLAPGAVGPPETLRPTKYLSLALDEPPCGQFSLPAGGAGSPGLCSCAVCKFPHLVPAGLGLAAVQAQFSK; encoded by the coding sequence ATGTACTATGCGATTTCCCAGGCGCGTGTGAACGCGGCTCCCGCGACCATGTTGCGGCCACAGCGGCCTGGAGACGTGCAGCTCGGGGCCTCGCTGTATGAGCTGGTGGGTTACAGGCAGCCACCTatctcctcatcctcatcctcatcctcttccACCGCATCCCTTCTCCCCAAGCCTGCGCGCGAGAAGGCCGAAGCTCCGCTCGCTGAACCTCGGGGACCTGCGCCAGAGTCCGGGGGCGCCCGGGCCGACGCCaaagaggaacagcagcagcagcagctgcggCGCAAGATCAACAGCCGCGAGCGGAAGCGCATGCAGGACCTGAACTTGGCCATGGACGCGCTGCGCGAAGTTATCCTACCCTACTCGGCAGCGCACTGCCAGGGCGCGCCGGGCCGCAAGCTCTCCAAGATTGCCACGCTGCTGCTCGCCCGCAACTACATCCTGCTGCTGGGTAGCTCGCTGCAGGAGCTGCGCCGCGCGCTCGGCGACGGTGCGGGACCCGCCGCCCCGCGCCTGCTCCTCGCTGGCCTGCCTCTTCTGGCTGCCGCGCCGGGCTCTGTGCTGCTGGCACCCGGTGCCGTGGGACCCCCCGAAACGCTGCGCCCCACCAAGTACCTGTCTCTAGCGCTCGACGAGCCACCGTGCGGCCAGTTCTCTCTCCCAGCTGGTGGCGCGGGTAGCCCTGGCCTCTGCTCCTGTGCGGTGTGCAAGTTCCCGCATCTGGTCCCCGCCGGCCTGGGCTTGGCAGCGGTGCAGGCCCAGTTCTCCAAGTGA